A single region of the Labrus bergylta chromosome 10, fLabBer1.1, whole genome shotgun sequence genome encodes:
- the tbxtb gene encoding T-box transcription factor T isoform X2 produces MSAGAGECPGKASPHRVDHLLSAVESELQAGSEKGDPTERELKVCLDESELWHQFKDLTNEMIVTKNGRRMFPVLKVNVSGLDPNAMYSILLDFVSADNHRWKYVNGEWIPGGKPEPQTPSCVYIHPDSPNFGAHWMKAPVSFSKVKLTNKLNGGGQIMLNSLHKYEPRIHIVRVGGPRRMITSHSFPETQFIAVTAYQNEEVTSLKIKHNPFAKAFLDAKERGDSKDLREEANENQQSAYSQCGWFLPGSSSLCPPASPHSQYVTPIALSPSHGCERYSTLRNQRSVPYTSPYSHRTTSPIGYSDNSSACLSMLSSHENWSGLQMSTHSSMMPMTHNPTSATHSSQYTGLWSVSNSPLTPVSQNGGINNSSSLSSQFLRGSSSHYPSLTHSATAPSSGSPMYDGGTEVHDAALYDTSPHGRLPSAWTPVTPPSL; encoded by the exons ATGAGCGCAGGCGCAGGAGAGTGTCCGGGGAAGGCCAGTCCGCACCGGGTGGACCACCTCCTCAGCGCCGTGGAGAGTGAGCTGCAGGCCGGCAGCGAGAAGGGAGACCCCACGGAGAGGGAGCTGAAAGTGTGTCTGGATGAGAGCGAGCTTTGGCACCAATTTAAAGATCTCACGAATGAAATGATTGTCACAAAGAACGGCAG gcgCATGTTTCCGGTGCTCAAAGTGAACGTGTCCGGATTGGACCCGAACGCTATGTATTCTATCCTGCTGGACTTCGTCTCCGCGGACAACCACAGGTGGAAATACGTGAACGGGGAGTGGATCCCCGGTGGGAAACCTGAACCTCAGACTCCCAGCTGTGTGTACATCCATCCGGACTCTCCAAACTTCGGGGCGCACTGGATGAAAGCTCCCGTCTCCTTTAGTAAAGTCAAACTCACCAATAAACTGAACGGAGGAGGCCAG ATCATGCTAAACTCCTTACACAAGTACGAGCCACGCATCCACATAGTCCGGGTTGGAGGCCCTAGGAGGATGATCACCAGCCACTCGTTCCCAGAGACACAGTTCATTGCAGTGACAGCGTATCAAAACGAAGAG GTAACTTCTCTTAAAATAAAGCACAACCCTTTTGCCAAGGCCTTCCTGGATGCGAAGGAgag aggTGATAGCAAAGACCTGAGAGAAGAGGCCAATGAAAACCAGCAGTCAGCTTACTCTCAAT GTGGTTGGTTTCTCCCGGgctccagctctctctgccCTCCCGCCAGCCCTCACAGCCAGTACGTGACCCCCATCGCCCTCTCTCCGTCCCACGGCTGTGAGCGCTACTCCACCCTGAGGAACCAGCGCTCCGTCCCCTACACCAGTCCTTACAGCCACCGCACCACCTCGCCCA TCGGTTACTCCGATAACTCGTCCGCCTGTCTGTCGATGCTCTCGAGCCACGAGAACTGGTCCGGTCTGCAGATGTCGACACACTCCAGCATGATGCCCATGACCCACAATCCGACCTCCGCCACCCACTCcag TCAGTACACCGGCCTGTGGTCTGTGAGTAACTCGCCCCTGACTCCCGTGTCCCAGAACGGGGGgataaacaacagcagcagcctgaGCTCCCAGTTCCTCCGAGGGTCGAGCAGCCACTACCCGAGCCTGACCCACTCGGCCACAGCGCCCTCCTCTGGCTCTCCCATGTATGACGGCGGCACAGAGGTGCATGACGCAGCTCTTTATGACACGTCTCCCCACGGGCGACTACCGTCAGCCTGGACTCCGGTgactcctccctccctctga
- the tbxtb gene encoding T-box transcription factor T isoform X1 codes for MSAGAGECPGKASPHRVDHLLSAVESELQAGSEKGDPTERELKVCLDESELWHQFKDLTNEMIVTKNGRRMFPVLKVNVSGLDPNAMYSILLDFVSADNHRWKYVNGEWIPGGKPEPQTPSCVYIHPDSPNFGAHWMKAPVSFSKVKLTNKLNGGGQIMLNSLHKYEPRIHIVRVGGPRRMITSHSFPETQFIAVTAYQNEEVTSLKIKHNPFAKAFLDAKERGDSKDLREEANENQQSAYSQLGGWFLPGSSSLCPPASPHSQYVTPIALSPSHGCERYSTLRNQRSVPYTSPYSHRTTSPIGYSDNSSACLSMLSSHENWSGLQMSTHSSMMPMTHNPTSATHSSQYTGLWSVSNSPLTPVSQNGGINNSSSLSSQFLRGSSSHYPSLTHSATAPSSGSPMYDGGTEVHDAALYDTSPHGRLPSAWTPVTPPSL; via the exons ATGAGCGCAGGCGCAGGAGAGTGTCCGGGGAAGGCCAGTCCGCACCGGGTGGACCACCTCCTCAGCGCCGTGGAGAGTGAGCTGCAGGCCGGCAGCGAGAAGGGAGACCCCACGGAGAGGGAGCTGAAAGTGTGTCTGGATGAGAGCGAGCTTTGGCACCAATTTAAAGATCTCACGAATGAAATGATTGTCACAAAGAACGGCAG gcgCATGTTTCCGGTGCTCAAAGTGAACGTGTCCGGATTGGACCCGAACGCTATGTATTCTATCCTGCTGGACTTCGTCTCCGCGGACAACCACAGGTGGAAATACGTGAACGGGGAGTGGATCCCCGGTGGGAAACCTGAACCTCAGACTCCCAGCTGTGTGTACATCCATCCGGACTCTCCAAACTTCGGGGCGCACTGGATGAAAGCTCCCGTCTCCTTTAGTAAAGTCAAACTCACCAATAAACTGAACGGAGGAGGCCAG ATCATGCTAAACTCCTTACACAAGTACGAGCCACGCATCCACATAGTCCGGGTTGGAGGCCCTAGGAGGATGATCACCAGCCACTCGTTCCCAGAGACACAGTTCATTGCAGTGACAGCGTATCAAAACGAAGAG GTAACTTCTCTTAAAATAAAGCACAACCCTTTTGCCAAGGCCTTCCTGGATGCGAAGGAgag aggTGATAGCAAAGACCTGAGAGAAGAGGCCAATGAAAACCAGCAGTCAGCTTACTCTCAAT TAGGTGGTTGGTTTCTCCCGGgctccagctctctctgccCTCCCGCCAGCCCTCACAGCCAGTACGTGACCCCCATCGCCCTCTCTCCGTCCCACGGCTGTGAGCGCTACTCCACCCTGAGGAACCAGCGCTCCGTCCCCTACACCAGTCCTTACAGCCACCGCACCACCTCGCCCA TCGGTTACTCCGATAACTCGTCCGCCTGTCTGTCGATGCTCTCGAGCCACGAGAACTGGTCCGGTCTGCAGATGTCGACACACTCCAGCATGATGCCCATGACCCACAATCCGACCTCCGCCACCCACTCcag TCAGTACACCGGCCTGTGGTCTGTGAGTAACTCGCCCCTGACTCCCGTGTCCCAGAACGGGGGgataaacaacagcagcagcctgaGCTCCCAGTTCCTCCGAGGGTCGAGCAGCCACTACCCGAGCCTGACCCACTCGGCCACAGCGCCCTCCTCTGGCTCTCCCATGTATGACGGCGGCACAGAGGTGCATGACGCAGCTCTTTATGACACGTCTCCCCACGGGCGACTACCGTCAGCCTGGACTCCGGTgactcctccctccctctga